The Sphingomonas aliaeris genomic interval GTAATCTTTTGAGCAAGTACAAATAACGCTTGCAGCACTCTTTAGTTTTGATCTTCTTAACTGCGGCGACGCAATTCGCTTCGTCTTGTTAGGGGAAAGAGCATGCACGCACTTTCGACGGAGAAGGACCGTGTTAACGGGGTCCTTCTTGGCCTGGCAATCATCGCAGTCGTGATGATGCTGGGAGCCTCGGCCGCCTTCGCGGGCGCCGATACCACGTTCAATACCGCGCTGACCAAGTTTACCGACTTCCTCCAGGGTTCGGGCGGTAAGATCATCACCGTGATGAGCCTTGCCGGCGGCATCGTGGCGCTCGCTTCGGGCCGCTTCAGCCTGGGCCAGGTCGCGGTCCCTGTCGCGGTCGGCGTCGGCGCCGGCACCGGCGTTCCAATCGTCACCTCGACGATCACTGCAACGATCTGAGGCAAGGACTAACCGCTGGGAGGGCGGTGCTCGCTTATGGACCGATATTCCATCCCTCGCATCTCGACGATCCGGAGCTCATCGGGTTCTGGACGCTGGACGAGTTCCTCGCGATGGCGGTTCCCTTCATCTGGGGGATCCTCACACAGCACGTCGTGATCGGGTTGATGGCTGCGGGATTCGGCTGGTGGGGTTTTCGCAAACTCAAAGCTGGTAAGGCTTCATCGTGGGTTCTCCACATGGCCTATTGGCACCTGCCATCGAGTTTCACGGGTCTTAAGGCGACGCCGCCCTCTCACCTTCGCGTGATGGTGGGCTGAGATGGATTACA includes:
- the traL gene encoding type IV conjugative transfer system protein TraL, with amino-acid sequence MLAYGPIFHPSHLDDPELIGFWTLDEFLAMAVPFIWGILTQHVVIGLMAAGFGWWGFRKLKAGKASSWVLHMAYWHLPSSFTGLKATPPSHLRVMVG